CTGCTCTCCGCTGGATGCGGTTCAGGCGGGTATCGGCATGGTGCATCAGGAGCTGTGCTCCTGCCCGAACCTGAGCGTGGCCGAGAACCTCTGCCTGGGCAACCTGCCGACCCGGTTCGGGCTTCTCAATCGACGGGAGATGCGCTCGCACGCCCGGGCGATGCTGACCCGGATAGGGGCGGACATCGACGTCGATGCCCCCATTGCCTCGTTGTCCACCGGACAGGAGCAAATGGTGCAAATTGCTGGTGCGGTGGGGACCGGAGCCCGAATCATCGTGATGGACGAGCCCACAAGCTCGCTGGCGCTGGCAGAGACCGAGCGATTGTTCGCGTTGATCGATAAGCTCAAGGCTCGCGGTGTGACGCTGATCTACGTTTCGCATCGCCTGGAGGAGGTCTTCCGCCTCTGCGACCGGGTAACGGTGCTTCGCGACGGGCAACACATCGAGACCGCCGACGTTTCCGATATGACCACGGACAAGATCGTTCAGCGGATGATCGGCCGGCCGTTGGAGCAATACTTCCCCGCGCATCTGGACTCCAGGCCGGGGTCGGAAAGGCTGCGAATCGAGGACCTGTCCTCACCGGGTAAATTCCGGAATATCAGCCTGACGGTAAGGGCCGGCGAGGTTGTCGGGCTGGCGGGCTTGGTGGGAGCAGGGCGAAGTGAAGTGGCCCAGGCCGTGTTCGGCTTGGACCCGAAGGCCACCGGCCGTGTGTTGATCGACGGCCGACCGGTCCACATCCGCTCACCTCGTGAGGCCATGGCTCTTGGAGTGGGCTTTCTGCCCGAGGACCGCAAGACCCAGGGCCTGGTGCTCTCCATGGGCGGTCGGGCCAACCTGTCATTGCCGATCCTCAATCGCCTCTGCAGAGCCGGCTTCGTCCGCACGGGCTACGAAAAAGCCCTGACCCGCCGTTACTTTGATCGACTTCGGGTTCGCACGCCCCACATCGATGCACCCGTCTGGTCGCTTTCGGGCGGCAATCAGCAGAAGATCGCCATGGCTAAGTGGCTGGCAAGCCGCTGCGCGATTCTGCTGATCGACGAACCGACGCGGGGCGTCGACGTCGGGGCCAAGGCCGAGATTCATGCCCTGATCGACGAACTCGCTCGTGAAGGGGCGGCGATCCTGCTGATCTCCTCCGAGCTGCCGGAGGTCCTTAATCTCAGCACACGAATAATCGTGCTTCGCGAAGGGCGACAGGTCGGCGAGCTGTCGCGGGCTGAAGCAAGCCAGGAATCGTTGATGCGGTTGATGGCCGGCGTGAAGACATCACTCACGAATTGGCCCCTGCCGTTGTGAGCAAGACGATGGGTAACGATCGGTTGTCAGGTTCCTTAAGGGTATTTCATACCGATAAAAGAAGCTCAGGAGTCCTGCGCCTGGGTTCATTGATTCTGACGGCCCTGCTCGCAGGTTGTGCCGGGCTACGCCCTGGCATTCCTGCCGCGTCGTCGGCCACCATCAGTCAGCCCGCTATAATTCCCTCCGCCACTCAACCTGAGTCAAGCATGCCCGGTGTCCCCCTTCGTCTGGGTGACCGCGACATTCTCTATCTCACAGGTGTGACCGCACATCTGTCCCGCCGCTCCGTTGAGCACATGATTGTGCCCCGGCCTCTGGCGCAGAGCCCGGGTGTC
The genomic region above belongs to Phycisphaerae bacterium and contains:
- a CDS encoding sugar ABC transporter ATP-binding protein; this encodes MVAQAAQPILRFQDISKSFPGVIALQNVSFEIRTGHCHALIGENGAGKSTLGKIIAGIHAPSEGVMYLDGRPVQFCSPLDAVQAGIGMVHQELCSCPNLSVAENLCLGNLPTRFGLLNRREMRSHARAMLTRIGADIDVDAPIASLSTGQEQMVQIAGAVGTGARIIVMDEPTSSLALAETERLFALIDKLKARGVTLIYVSHRLEEVFRLCDRVTVLRDGQHIETADVSDMTTDKIVQRMIGRPLEQYFPAHLDSRPGSERLRIEDLSSPGKFRNISLTVRAGEVVGLAGLVGAGRSEVAQAVFGLDPKATGRVLIDGRPVHIRSPREAMALGVGFLPEDRKTQGLVLSMGGRANLSLPILNRLCRAGFVRTGYEKALTRRYFDRLRVRTPHIDAPVWSLSGGNQQKIAMAKWLASRCAILLIDEPTRGVDVGAKAEIHALIDELAREGAAILLISSELPEVLNLSTRIIVLREGRQVGELSRAEASQESLMRLMAGVKTSLTNWPLPL